A section of the Castanea sativa cultivar Marrone di Chiusa Pesio chromosome 12, ASM4071231v1 genome encodes:
- the LOC142618684 gene encoding putative disease resistance protein At4g27220: MEMLGSILELGKMIMAPIREYYNYNRGFGENLKNLKRKRKELECGRLDVESRLGAELFPGKRPKQVVQLWLQNVETIDGEIEKIEQEASTMKYSRVHIGKLACKKIQEVEELIDQRGGFVDSLVVDPPVSRGDVLPTTILVGESTAKRTMENIWEHLLGEDIRKIGVYGMGGIGKTTIMKQINNCLLKETDKFNYIIWVTVSKAFNVINIQNEIARKLNLDLSEFKDETTRAGKLNLALENRDRFVLILDDLWEAFRLEDVGIPEPTSENGCKLVLTTRDVEVCNKMSCENIKMELLSEEESWNLFLDTVGYDILHTPNFEAIVKEVVKECNCLPLAIITIAGSLKNVVHASEWRNALEELRTSIKGPNNIDSAIFERLQFSYKRLKDEKLQHCLLYCALYPEDYKIDRYELIQHLIDEGVIERMKSRQVEIDKGHTMLNKLINACLLEGGSYNIFSNTVYFVKMHDLIRDMALQIAGPKFIVEAWKGLQDFPDEEKWGKDLVKVSLMDNYISKVPYISQRCPKLSTLLLQNNFFLRSIPDSFFVHFHGLNVLDLSKTSIVSLPNSVSDLENLTALRLKWCKNLKHVPSLAKLTALRRLDLTGSGIEEIPHGLEMLVNLRFLCLDDARYLKKFPPGILPKMSQLQYLNFDWFSKTLKVNGEEVVSLKKLEHFEGQFYGINDFNTYVRSLEEGGPSHYALFVGEVRTGDLFGKWMVEGKTVILNDCNISLLPKDIQTLRINKCHNLRSSCNAPSLKYARELKSIYIWECEEINDILSNSYIFPLQSLEVVELQHLNNLQVLFKEERVASIPVVQPGTFSHLKIFTLSECPNIRKLFMPALLLNLGNLEEISVACCEKLEEIVASASDGVEEKAKEIEEGVDISIFPRLRKLLLWFLPELKTICSSNNVIVGDYLEEISIKKCPKLKKLPLSLRLINGQLSPLPSLRYIETEEEWWKLLEWDHHDMKNVLQPFCRPSVIFKNIQMETSSESCCRFLPES; the protein is encoded by the exons ATGGAAATGTTAGGCTCAATTCTTGAACTTGGAAAAATGATAATGGCTCCTATTAGGGAATATTACAATTATAATAGAGGATTTGGTGAAAATCTGAAGAATCTCAAGAGGAAACGGAAAGAATTAGAATGTGGGAGGTTGGATGTAGAATCAAGATTGGGGGCAGAACTTTTTCCAGGAAAGAGACCAAAGCAAGTAGTTCAACTTTGGCTCCAAAATGTAGAAACAATTGATGgggaaatagaaaaaattgaacaagAAGCTAGCACAATGAAGTATTCTCGTGTGCACATAGGAAAACTTGCTTGCAAGAAGATACAAGAAGTGGAGGAATTGATTGATCAAAGAGGTGGGTTTGTTGATAGTTTGGTAGTTGATCCACCTGTAAGCCGTGGAGATGTATTGCCAACTACAATATTAGTGGGAGAGAGTACAGCCAAAAGAACAATGGAAAATATTTGGGAACACTTATTAGGTGAAGATATTAGAAAGATCGGTGTTTATGGTATGGGAGGAATTGGTAAAACAACCATCATGAAACAAATCAATAATTGTCTATTAAAAGAAACGGACAAGTTCAATTATATCATTTGGGTTACTGTGTCAAAGGCATTCAATGTTATCAACATACAAAATGAAATTGCACGCAAGTTGAATTTAGATCTCTCTGAGTTCAAGGATGAAACAACAAGGGCAGGAAAGTTGAACTTAGCATTGGAAAATAGGGATAGGTTTGTCCTAATCCTAGATGATTTGTGGGAAGCATTTCGTCTTGAGGATGTAGGGATCCCAGAACCTACTTCAGAAAATGGATGCAAATTAGTATTGACAACTCGAGATGTTGAAGTTTGTAACAAAATGAGTTGTGAGAATATTAAAATGGAGCTTCTTTCGGAAGAAGAGTCAtggaatttgtttttggatacGGTAGGTTATGATATTTTGCATACCCCCAATTTTGAAGCAATTGTGAAAGAGGTTGTTAAAGAATGTAACTGTTTGCCTCTTGCAATCATCACGATAGCaggaagtttaaaaaatgttgttcaTGCTTCAGAGTGGAGGAATGCGTTGGAAGAGTTGAGGACATCGATAAAGGGGCCTAATAATATAGATAGTGCAATATTTGAGAGGCTTCAATTTAGTTATAAACGCTTAAAAGATGAGAAACTTCAACATTGTCTTTTGTATTGTGCACTATACCCAGAAGACTACAAGATTGATAGATACGAGTTGATacaacatttgattgatgaggGAGTAATAGAAAGAATGAAGAGCAGGCAAGTAGAGATTGATAAAGGTCATACCATGTTGAATAAACTTATAAATGCTTGCTTGTTAGAAGGTGGGTCCTACAATATCTTTTCTAATACTGTGTATTTTGTGAAGATGCATGATCTAATAAGAGACATGGCCCTTCAGATTGCTGGTCCTAAGTTCATTGTCGAAGCTTGGAAGGGATTACAAGATTTTCCAGATGAAGAAAAATGGGGAAAAGATCTTGTAAAGGTTTCTTTGATGGACAACTATATATCAAAAGTTCCTTATATATCACAAAGGTGTCCTAAACTTTCAACCTTGCTGctacaaaataatttctttttgagaagtatCCCAGATTCTTTTTTTGTGCATTTTCATGGACTTAATGTTCTTGATTTATCTAAAACTAGCATTGTGTCTTTGCCGAATTCAGTTTCTGATTTGGAGAATCTTACTGCATTAAGGCTTAAGTGGTGTAAAAATTTAAAGCATGTGCCTTCATTAGCAAAACTTACAGCATTAAGGAGGTTGGATCTTACAGGATCAGGAATTGAAGAAATACCTCATGGTTTGGAAATGTTGGTCAATTTGAGATTTCTTTGTCTTGATGATGCACGCTATCTAAAGAAGTTTCCACCAGGGATTTTACCCAAAATGTCTCAACTCCAGTACCTCAACTTTGATTGGTTCTCAAAAACTTTAAAAGTGAATGGAGAGGAGGTTGTAAGCTTGAAGAAATTAGAGCATTTTGAAGGCCAATTTTATGGCATAAACGACTTCAATACATATGTAAGATCCTTGGAGGAGGGAGGACCGAGCCATTATGCATTGTTCGTGGGAGAAGTAAGGACAGGCGACCTTTTTGGAAAATGGATGGTCGAGGGAAAAACTGTAATCTTAAACGATTGCAATATAAGTCTGCTCCCGAAAGACATTCAAACTCTAAGAATTAATAAATGTCACAATTTAAGAAGTTCATGCAATGCTCCATCTTTGAAATACGCAAGAGAACTGAAGTCTATTTATATTTGGGAATGTGAAGAAATAAATGACATTCTTTCTAATTCTTACATCTTTCCTCTTCAGAGCCTCGAGGTTGTAGAACTTCAACATTTGAATAACTTACAAGTACTGTTTAAGGAAGAGAGAGTTGCATCAATACCGGTGGTCCAACCTGGGACCTTTTCCCATCTCAAAATATTTACATTATCTGAATGTCCAAATATAAGGAAGCTCTTCATGCCTGCGCTACTGTTAAACCTTGGCAACTTGGAAGAGATTAGTGTTGCATGCTGTGAGAAATTAGAGGAAATAGTAGCTTCAGCATCTGATGGAGTtgaagaaaaagcaaaagaaatagAGGAAGGAGTGGACATATCCATATTCCCCCGATTGAGGAAATTGTTATTATGGTTTCTACCAGAACTGAAGACCATCTGCAGTAGCAATAATGTAATAGTTGGTGATTATCTGGAAGAAATTTCGATAAAAAAGTGTCCGAAGCTTAAGAAATTACCTCTTTCTCTGCGCCTTATTAATGGACAGCTATCTCCTCTCCCTTCTTTAAGATACATTGAAACAGAGGAAGAATGGTGGAAATTGCTGGAATGGGACCATCATGATATGAAGAATGTCCTTCAACCCTTCTGTCGACCGTCAGTTATATTTAAGAATATCCAAATGG AGACTAGTTCTGAAAGCTGCTGTCGATTTTTGCCAGAAAGTTGA
- the LOC142619716 gene encoding uncharacterized protein LOC142619716 isoform X1 codes for MESPECPVCLQNYDGDTVIPRVLACGHTACEACLLNLPQRYSHTIRCPECNQLVNYPPQGPTALPKNIDLLRLTGNSHKPDKTPPNYDPCHSQSHHFLPQFWSHDFFSLWKRWVLPNDAVLIEGEEAEMIRVGLYENQRVSVLRLVSLHDDDDDDSSVFRYSYVVKVMNCLSGMREEEREELGLILRAQKKFVCKVFGLWGDLEGGFLSLVCERQNGSLLEKFGDLGVRFCGEDEEGLSKDGISGFAMIGAGICEVVIALHFEGLIIGCLDLSCFSFDDFGRVCVDLSAVLVAGRKLRKHVVEAVSKFRRIDDNEMGMIFSGLLKNEAFLSPQLLLELLQKEGIAVECGSSRCSVDCSSDVWSLACVLMRLLIGKTFTEETMEICEEKGSDYSTLYTGWVEKVCSLLKTNLGSEYASLSEILCQCLNFDQGSRPLATDVWRCTRELLIKPKFDLTGGFEREIKENNTNHCLIFGKLCQLPTESAEIQEEDGGADFDQVDKRVDKSFVEGLSEGVIKCKDLQGHLDCITELAVGGGFLFSSSFDKTVQVWSLQDFSHVHTFRGHEHRVTALVYVDEEQLCISGDNSGGIFVWAIRVPFGQDPIKKWYEEKDWRYSGIHALTISGNGYLYTGSGDKSIKAWSLKDGALYCTMNGHKSVVSTLAVCDGVLYSGSWDGTIRLWSLNDHSALAVLGEDMPGNVTSVLSLTADGDMLIASFENGCIKVWRNDVLMKSMKLHQGAIFTTGMEGKWLFTGGWDKILKVQELIDDEFQIDVTPTGSIPCGSVITALLCWQGKLIVGYADRSIKVYYYGK; via the exons ATGGAGTCGCCGGAGTGCCCGGTGTGCCTCCAGAACTACGACGGCGACACCGTAATCCCCCGCGTACTCGCTTGTGGTCACACCGCCTGCGAAGCCTGCCTTCTAAACCTTCCCCAACGGTATTCTCACACCATTCGCTGCCCAGAATGTAACCAACTTGTCAACTACCCTCCCCAAGGCCCCACCGCTCTCCCCAAAAACATCGACCTCCTCCGCCTCACCGGAAATTCCCATAAACCCGATAAAACTCCTCCCAATTACGACCCTTGCCATTCCCAATCCCACCATTTCTTGCCTCAGTTCTGGTCTCACGACTTCTTCTCTCTCTGGAAACGATGGGTTCTACCCAACGATGCTGTTTTGATTGAAGGAGAGGAAGCTGAGATGATTCGTGTCGGCTTGTATGAGAACCAAAGGGTGAGTGTTTTACGCCTTGTTTCTTtacatgatgatgatgatgatgattctTCTGTGTTTCGTTATAGCTATGTTGTGAAGGTTATGAATTGTTTGAGTGGGATGAGAGAGGAGGAGAGAGAGGAACTGGGTTTGATTCTGAGAGCTCAGAAGAAGTTTGTGTGTAAAGTTTTTGGCTTGTGGGGTGATTTGGAAGGTGGGTTTTTGAGTTTAGTGTGCGAGAGGCAGAATGGGAGTTTGTTGGAGAAATTTGGTGATTTGGGAGTTAGGTTTTGTGGTGAAGATGAAGAGGGTTTGAGTAAAGATGGGATTTCTGGTTTTGCGATGATCGGTGCGGGAATTTGTGAGGTTGTGATTGCTTTGCATTTTGAAGGATTGATTATTGGGTGTCTGGATCTTTCGTGCTTtagttttgatgattttggtCGTGTTTGTGTTGATTTGAGTGCGGTATTGGTGGCGGGAAGGAAGCTTCGAAAGCATGTTGTGGAAGCTGTTTCTAAGTTTAGAAGAATTGATGACAATGAGATGGGAATGATTTTCAGTGGTTTATTGAAAAATGAGGCTTTTTTGAGCCCTCAGCTTTTGCTTGAGTTGTTGCAGAAAGAGGGGATTGCAGTTGAATGTGGAAGTTCAAGATGTTCGGTTGATTGTAGCTCGGATGTTTGGTCATTAGCTTGTGTGCTAATGAGGCTTCTTATTGGAAAAACATTCACTGAGGAGACTATGGAAATATGTGAAGAAAAAGGTTCTGATTATTCTACTTTGTATACGGGTTGGGTGGAGAAAGTTTGCTCTTTGTTGAAAACTAACTTGGGTTCAGAATATGCTTCATTGAGTGAGATTCTCTGCcaatgtttgaattttgatcAGGGAAGTCGCCCGCTTGCAACTGATGTGTGGAGATGCACAAGGGAGTTGTTAATCAAACCTAAGTTTGATCTCACAGGTGGTTTTGAGCGGGAAATTAAGGAGAATAACACAAATCATTGCTTGATTTTTGGGAAGCTGTGTCAGTTGCCCACCGAAAGTGCAGAAATACAGGAAGAAGATGGTGGAGCAGATTTTGATCAAGTTGATAAGAGGGTTGACAAAAGCTTTGTTGAAGGCCTCTCTGAGGGAGTGATCAAATGTAAAGATCTTCAGGGCCATCTTGATTGTATTACAGAATTAGCAGTTGGAG gGGGTTTTCTGTTTAGCTCCTCATTTGATAAAACTGTTCAAGTTTGGTCATTGCAG GACTTCTCTCACGTACACACTTTTAGAGGTCATGAGCATAGAGTCACAGCTCTAGTTTATGTGGACGAAGAACAGTTGTGCATAAGTGGTGATAATAGTGGTGGCATATTTGTTTGGGCCATTAGAGTCCCTTTTGGGCAAGATCCTATAAAGAAATGGTATGAAGAGAAAGATTGGCGCTATAGTGGTATACATGCCCTGACCATTTCTGGAAATGGCTATCTCTATACAGGCAGTGGAGACAAATCAATAAAAGCATGGTCATTGAAG GATGGGGCACTTTATTGCACAATGAATGGACATAAATCAGTAGTTTCCACTCTAGCAGTATGTGATGGAGTTCTTTACAGCGGCAGCTGGGATGGAACAATTCGATTATGGAGTCTTAATGATCATAGTGCATTGGCGGTTTTGGGGGAGGACATGCCTGGAAATGTGACATCTGTCTTGTCCCTTACTGCTGATGGGGATATGCTCATTGCATCTTTTGAAAATGGATGTATCAAG GTCTGGAGGAATGACGTGTTAATGAAATCCATGAAATTGCATCAAGGTGCCATTTTTACCACTGGTATGGAGGGTAAATGGCTATTTACTGGTGGTTGGGACAAAATTCTCAAAGTACAG GAGTTGATAGATGACGAGTTCCAAATAGATGTCACACCAACTGGATCAATCCCTTGTGGTTCTGTCATAACAGCTTTGTTGTGTTGGCAAGGAAAGCTTATAGTTGGCTATGCTGATAGGTCTATCAAG GTGTATTATTATGGAAAGTGA
- the LOC142619716 gene encoding uncharacterized protein LOC142619716 isoform X2 translates to MESPECPVCLQNYDGDTVIPRVLACGHTACEACLLNLPQRYSHTIRCPECNQLVNYPPQGPTALPKNIDLLRLTGNSHKPDKTPPNYDPCHSQSHHFLPQFWSHDFFSLWKRWVLPNDAVLIEGEEAEMIRVGLYENQRVSVLRLVSLHDDDDDDSSVFRYSYVVKVMNCLSGMREEEREELGLILRAQKKFVCKVFGLWGDLEGGFLSLVCERQNGSLLEKFGDLGVRFCGEDEEGLSKDGISGFAMIGAGICEVVIALHFEGLIIGCLDLSCFSFDDFGRVCVDLSAVLVAGRKLRKHVVEAVSKFRRIDDNEMGMIFSGLLKNEAFLSPQLLLELLQKEGIAVECGSSRCSVDCSSDVWSLACVLMRLLIGKTFTEETMEICEEKGSDYSTLYTGWVEKVCSLLKTNLGSEYASLSEILCQCLNFDQGSRPLATDVWRCTRELLIKPKFDLTGGFEREIKENNTNHCLIFGKLCQLPTESAEIQEEDGGADFDQVDKRVDKSFVEGLSEGVIKCKDLQGHLDCITELAVGGGFLFSSSFDKTVQVWSLQDFSHVHTFRGHEHRVTALVYVDEEQLCISGDNSGGIFVWAIRVPFGQDPIKKWYEEKDWRYSGIHALTISGNGYLYTGSGDKSIKAWSLKIFFPGWGTLLHNEWT, encoded by the exons ATGGAGTCGCCGGAGTGCCCGGTGTGCCTCCAGAACTACGACGGCGACACCGTAATCCCCCGCGTACTCGCTTGTGGTCACACCGCCTGCGAAGCCTGCCTTCTAAACCTTCCCCAACGGTATTCTCACACCATTCGCTGCCCAGAATGTAACCAACTTGTCAACTACCCTCCCCAAGGCCCCACCGCTCTCCCCAAAAACATCGACCTCCTCCGCCTCACCGGAAATTCCCATAAACCCGATAAAACTCCTCCCAATTACGACCCTTGCCATTCCCAATCCCACCATTTCTTGCCTCAGTTCTGGTCTCACGACTTCTTCTCTCTCTGGAAACGATGGGTTCTACCCAACGATGCTGTTTTGATTGAAGGAGAGGAAGCTGAGATGATTCGTGTCGGCTTGTATGAGAACCAAAGGGTGAGTGTTTTACGCCTTGTTTCTTtacatgatgatgatgatgatgattctTCTGTGTTTCGTTATAGCTATGTTGTGAAGGTTATGAATTGTTTGAGTGGGATGAGAGAGGAGGAGAGAGAGGAACTGGGTTTGATTCTGAGAGCTCAGAAGAAGTTTGTGTGTAAAGTTTTTGGCTTGTGGGGTGATTTGGAAGGTGGGTTTTTGAGTTTAGTGTGCGAGAGGCAGAATGGGAGTTTGTTGGAGAAATTTGGTGATTTGGGAGTTAGGTTTTGTGGTGAAGATGAAGAGGGTTTGAGTAAAGATGGGATTTCTGGTTTTGCGATGATCGGTGCGGGAATTTGTGAGGTTGTGATTGCTTTGCATTTTGAAGGATTGATTATTGGGTGTCTGGATCTTTCGTGCTTtagttttgatgattttggtCGTGTTTGTGTTGATTTGAGTGCGGTATTGGTGGCGGGAAGGAAGCTTCGAAAGCATGTTGTGGAAGCTGTTTCTAAGTTTAGAAGAATTGATGACAATGAGATGGGAATGATTTTCAGTGGTTTATTGAAAAATGAGGCTTTTTTGAGCCCTCAGCTTTTGCTTGAGTTGTTGCAGAAAGAGGGGATTGCAGTTGAATGTGGAAGTTCAAGATGTTCGGTTGATTGTAGCTCGGATGTTTGGTCATTAGCTTGTGTGCTAATGAGGCTTCTTATTGGAAAAACATTCACTGAGGAGACTATGGAAATATGTGAAGAAAAAGGTTCTGATTATTCTACTTTGTATACGGGTTGGGTGGAGAAAGTTTGCTCTTTGTTGAAAACTAACTTGGGTTCAGAATATGCTTCATTGAGTGAGATTCTCTGCcaatgtttgaattttgatcAGGGAAGTCGCCCGCTTGCAACTGATGTGTGGAGATGCACAAGGGAGTTGTTAATCAAACCTAAGTTTGATCTCACAGGTGGTTTTGAGCGGGAAATTAAGGAGAATAACACAAATCATTGCTTGATTTTTGGGAAGCTGTGTCAGTTGCCCACCGAAAGTGCAGAAATACAGGAAGAAGATGGTGGAGCAGATTTTGATCAAGTTGATAAGAGGGTTGACAAAAGCTTTGTTGAAGGCCTCTCTGAGGGAGTGATCAAATGTAAAGATCTTCAGGGCCATCTTGATTGTATTACAGAATTAGCAGTTGGAG gGGGTTTTCTGTTTAGCTCCTCATTTGATAAAACTGTTCAAGTTTGGTCATTGCAG GACTTCTCTCACGTACACACTTTTAGAGGTCATGAGCATAGAGTCACAGCTCTAGTTTATGTGGACGAAGAACAGTTGTGCATAAGTGGTGATAATAGTGGTGGCATATTTGTTTGGGCCATTAGAGTCCCTTTTGGGCAAGATCCTATAAAGAAATGGTATGAAGAGAAAGATTGGCGCTATAGTGGTATACATGCCCTGACCATTTCTGGAAATGGCTATCTCTATACAGGCAGTGGAGACAAATCAATAAAAGCATGGTCATTGAAG ATTTTTTTCCCAGGATGGGGCACTTTATTGCACAATGAATGGACATAA
- the LOC142619718 gene encoding dolichol-phosphate mannose synthase subunit 3-like codes for MKHIVKLLILLVAVSAFWIVLLETVVPRSYTWLLPVYFIVSLGCYGLLMVGVGLMHFPTCPQEAVLLQKDIAEAKEFLKQKGVDVDYD; via the exons ATGAAGCACATCGTGAAGCTTCTGATATTGCTGGTGGCAGTATCTGCCTTTTGGATCGTTCTTCTTGAGACCGTGGTCCCACGTTCTTACACTTGGTTG TTGCCGGTATATTTCATTGTGTCACTTGGGTGCTATGGTCTTTTGATGGTTGGGGTTGGTTTGATGCACTTTCCAACATGTCCTCAGGAAGCAGTGTTGCTACAAAAG GACATCGCAGAGGCCAAAGAATTCTTGAAGCAAAAAGGAGTTGATGTGGACTATGATTGA